The proteins below come from a single Rosa rugosa chromosome 2, drRosRugo1.1, whole genome shotgun sequence genomic window:
- the LOC133728145 gene encoding putative protein FAR1-RELATED SEQUENCE 10, with amino-acid sequence MDSDTDQHGLRFSEEQYHNSGGFSNEEGGFFSDESRGETFTFGLDESTNCLRYKGKKYEDLQFSDMNGIFFRSVEDVERFYAYHSIAKGFSVRKSKSDKDRGGQIFRRSLCCSKEGWRKVQNPKKRTKVVGSVSSQGKNKEQPGIKRMVTRCGCPARLTVLRCNKTGSFYVSQFDTDHNHALVQKEMVHFLRSNRMVGKHASAQVSSLKKFPFLLAALTNC; translated from the coding sequence ATGGACAGCGACACGGACCAGCATGGTTTGCGCTTCAGTGAGGAACAATACCATAATTCTGGGGGCTTTTCTAATGAGGAGGGTGGGTTTTTCAGTGATGAATCAAGAGGGGAGACCTTCACATTTGGCTTGGATGAGTCCACAAACTGTTTACGTTACAAGGGGAAGAAGTATGAAGACCTACAATTTTCAGACATGAATGGAATATTTTTTCGTTCAGTTGAGGACGTTGAGAGATTTTATGCATACCACTCAATCGCCAAGGGGTTTTCCGTAAGGAAGAGCAAATCCGATAAGGACCGTGGTGGTCAAATATTTAGAAGATCGCTCTGTTGTTCTAAGGAGGGCTGGCGTAAGGTTCAAAACCCAAAGAAGCGTACAAAAGTGGTTGGTAGTGTCTCCTCTCAAGGCAAAAATAAAGAACAACCTGGAATTAAGAGGATGGTGACTAGATGCGGTTGTCCAGCCCGCCTAACTGTATTGCGTTGCAATAAAACTGGTTCTTTCTACGTGTCGCAGTTTGATACCGACCACAACCATGCTCTGGTTCAAAAGGAAATGGTTCATTTTCTTAGGTCAAACAGGATGGTTGGAAAACACGCGTCTGCACAAGTTAGCTCATTGAAAAAGTTTCCGTTCCTACTTGCCGCGCTTACGAATTGTTAG
- the LOC133732818 gene encoding protein FAR1-RELATED SEQUENCE 5-like: MNLKASRDPHFYCYFCVDQEGLLANLFWRDSKCLVDYNNFGDILIMDSTCKTNIYGKPLVVFVGVNNHRATVPFGCALLVDETEETYKWVLSTFIDSMGGNKPISVITDQDDAMRNAVVELIPDARYRLCGWHISKNVIGKIHHVNVQRDFMHLIYSGLSVTEWESYWNYVVAMAGLHDNPWVIGMYNKRERWAEAFFKEDFFAGVRSTQRCEQMHRNMKTGLGKYMRLYEVLPRLDKTMNRIRERVLFDDFVSVNASPVIGDHMSLLQEQLEKKFTHDIFLLLQDQIRFESRFIVDDEFHFPDLGSSVVTLTQYGKTA, from the coding sequence ATGAATCTGAAAGCGTCCCGTGATCCCCATTTTTACTGTTATTTTTGTGTTGATCAAGAAGGGCTACTTGCAAATCTGTTTTGGAGAGACTCAAAGTGTCTTGTTGACTACAACAACTTTGGCGACATTTTGATAATGGATAGTACTTGCAAGACAAATATCTATGGGAAGCCTTTGGTCGTTTTTGTGGGAGTTAATAATCACCGGGCGACTGTTCCGTTTGGTTGTGCTTTATTGGTCGATGAGACCGAAGAAACTTACAAATGGGTGTTATCAACCTTCATTGACTCTATGGGCGGAAATAAACCAATATCTGTCATTACCGACCAGGATGACGCTATGCGAAATGCGGTTGTGGAGCTTATACCGGATGCTAGATATCGACTTTGTGGGTGGCACATTTCTAAGAATGTTATTGGTAAGATTCATCACGTCAATGTTCAAAGGGACTTCATGCATTTGATATACTCTGGGCTGTCCGTTACTGAGTGGGAATCTTATTGGAACTACGTGGTTGCCATGGCTGGTCTACATGACAACCCTTGGGTTATTGGCATGTACAACAAGCGAGAGCGATGGGCTGAGGCTTTCTTCAAGGAAGATTTCTTTGCTGGTGTTCGTTCCACACAGAGATGCGAACAAATGCATCGTAATATGAAGACCGGATTGGGTAAATACATGAGGCTTTATGAGGTGTTGCCTCGGTTGGATAAGACAATGAATCGAATAAGGGAAAGGGTGTTGTTTGATGATTTTGTTTCTGTCAACGCAAGTCCGGTTATTGGCGACCACATGAGTTTATTGCAAGAGCAACTTGAGAAGAAATTTACACATGACATTTTCCTGTTGTTACAGGATCAAATTCGGTTTGAATCCCGGTTTATCGTGGACGATGAATTTCATTTTCCTGATTTGGGATCGTCAGTGGTCACTCTTACACAATACGGTAAAACAGCATAG